One region of Primulina tabacum isolate GXHZ01 chromosome 1, ASM2559414v2, whole genome shotgun sequence genomic DNA includes:
- the LOC142507486 gene encoding uncharacterized protein LOC142507486, translating to MAASLSEVSTREVLHVSRLVLSIEEEALSTLENSWMTSLIKFIVKNELPVDKARAQKIKRQPPRFDLLNNILYRRSFQGPLLKCLSEGEVEYVLREINEGCCAEHLGGISLARKTMLAGFWWPTLSQNSTRVVQGKEIRSWCREMKITQYFTFVAYPQANGQTEVVNRIIVQALKTRLQGKGKDWVEELPSVLWAYRTTPRAPTQETPFNLVYGSEAVLPVEIGQTSSQSRILPG from the exons ATGGCTGCTTCACTATCAGAAGTCAGTACCCGGGAAGTCTTGCATGTTTCCCGGTTGGTCCTTTCTATTGAAGAAGAAGCATTATCAACATTAGAGAATTCCTGGATGACATCTCTGATAAAGTTCATTGTAAAAAATGAATTACCCGTGGATAAAGCCCGAGCTCAAAAGATTAAGAGACAACCTCCCAGGTTTGATCTCTTAAATAATATCTTGTACAGGAGATCATTCCAGGGACCATTATTAAAATGCTTATCTGAGGGAGAAGTGGAATATGTCCTCCGAGAAATTAATGAAGGATGTTGTGCTGAACACCTCGGAGGAATATCTTTGGCCCGAAAGACAATGCTTGCCGGGTTCTGGTGGCCAACTCTTAGCCAAAATTCTACCCGAGTGGTCCAG GGCAAAGAGATTAGATCATGGTGCCGGGAAATGAAGATCACACAATACTTTACATTTGTTGCCTATCCTCAAGCTAATGGCCAAACAGAGGTTGTCAATAGAATCATTGTACAAGCACTGAAAACCAGGTTACAAGGCAAAGGAAAGGACTGGGTGGAAGAATTGCCTAGTGTTCTCTGGGCATATAGAACCACtccccgggcacctactcaagaaactcctTTTAACTTGGTATATGGTTCTGAGGCAGTCCTTCCAGTGGAAATTGGGCAAACATCTTCCCAGagtagaatcttacccggatGA